Proteins found in one Megachile rotundata isolate GNS110a chromosome 14, iyMegRotu1, whole genome shotgun sequence genomic segment:
- the LOC100878650 gene encoding uncharacterized protein LOC100878650: protein MDVEETLGQRSPLGRLERQDRSIEAGKGCVSCLPSFPTATPCLRVRLDARTVGNPWKRKSSAVEDRSLPIFTFRYPCNNCGKTYKWRESLNLHKRMECGIEPRFSCKICGRRFKHKHHVTKHHKSIHNYVDQ from the exons ATGGATGTTGAAGAAACACTTGGTCAACGTTCACCGTTGGGTCGTCTCGAACGACAAGACCGTTCAATAGAGGCTGGAAAAGGCTGCGTCTCGTGTCTTCCCTCCTTTCCTACGGCTACTCCGTGTCTACGCGTACGTCTAGATGCTAGAACCGTTGGCAATCCGTGGAAACGGAAATCTTCCGCGGTAGAAGATCGAA GTTTACCGATTTTTACGTTTCGCTATCCGTGTAACAACTGCGGCAAAACGTACAAATGGAGAGAATCGCTGAATTTGCACAAACGAATGGAGTGCGGTATCGAACCACGGTTTTCGTGCAAGATTTGCGGAAGAAGATTCAAACACAAGCACCACGTGACGAAACATCACAAATCCATTCACAATTACGTGGATCAGTGA